One segment of Campylobacter hominis ATCC BAA-381 DNA contains the following:
- the rplA gene encoding 50S ribosomal protein L1 has translation MAKNSKRFNELLKKVDDSKIYNINEAVETVKTLASAKFDETVEISLKLNVDPKYADQMVRGSVVLPAGTGKKVRVAVIAKDAKADEAKNAGADIVGSEELIEEIQKGNINFDVLIATPNLMGLVGKVGRILGPKGIMPNPKTDTVTMDITNAVKNAKSGQVNFRVDKQGNINAGIGKVSFSKEQICNNLTTFIKEINKHKPATSKGRYIKSGALSLTMSPSLSLDTQELLDLK, from the coding sequence ATGGCAAAAAATTCAAAAAGATTTAATGAACTTTTAAAAAAAGTTGATGATTCTAAAATTTATAACATAAACGAAGCTGTTGAAACTGTAAAAACTTTAGCTTCTGCAAAATTTGATGAAACTGTTGAAATTTCACTCAAATTAAATGTTGATCCGAAATATGCGGATCAAATGGTTAGAGGTTCTGTTGTTTTACCTGCCGGAACCGGTAAAAAAGTTAGAGTAGCGGTTATTGCAAAAGACGCAAAAGCCGATGAAGCAAAAAATGCCGGAGCGGATATTGTAGGAAGCGAAGAGTTAATTGAAGAAATTCAAAAAGGTAATATAAATTTTGACGTTTTAATTGCAACTCCTAATTTAATGGGTTTAGTCGGTAAAGTAGGTAGAATTTTAGGACCAAAAGGTATTATGCCGAACCCAAAAACAGATACTGTTACAATGGATATCACAAATGCTGTAAAGAATGCAAAAAGTGGTCAAGTAAATTTCCGTGTCGATAAACAAGGAAACATAAACGCAGGAATTGGAAAAGTCAGTTTTTCAAAAGAGCAAATTTGTAATAATTTGACAACTTTTATAAAAGAGATTAATAAGCATAAACCTGCAACTTCAAAGGGCAGATATATAAAATCCGGAGCTCTTTCTTTGACAATGAGCCCATCTC
- the rplK gene encoding 50S ribosomal protein L11, with protein sequence MAKKVIGEIKLQIAATKANPSPPVGPALGQKGVNIMEFCKAFNEKTKGMEGFNIPVIITVYADRSFTFITKQPPATDLIKKTAGVQKGSDNPLKNKVGKLTKAQVLEIVEKKMADLNTKDKEQAARIIAGSARSMGITVE encoded by the coding sequence ATGGCTAAAAAAGTTATAGGCGAAATAAAACTTCAAATCGCCGCGACAAAGGCGAATCCAAGTCCACCGGTTGGTCCTGCGTTGGGTCAAAAAGGTGTAAATATTATGGAATTTTGTAAAGCTTTTAACGAAAAAACAAAAGGTATGGAGGGATTTAATATTCCTGTAATTATTACAGTTTATGCCGACAGAAGTTTTACATTTATTACAAAACAACCGCCTGCAACTGATTTAATAAAGAAAACAGCAGGAGTTCAAAAAGGTTCGGATAATCCGCTTAAAAATAAGGTCGGAAAACTTACCAAAGCACAAGTTTTAGAGATTGTAGAGAAAAAAATGGCAGATTTAAATACAAAAGATAAAGAACAAGCTGCCAGAATTATAGCTGGATCTGCAAGATCTATGGGAATTACCGTAGAATAG
- the nusG gene encoding transcription termination/antitermination protein NusG has protein sequence MALKWYAIQTYAGSEMAVKRAIESMATDLGLEEQIGEILVPTEDIIEIKNQKETIRSRSLYPGYCFANLDLDTALWHRIQMLPKVSRFIGEAKRPSPLSEKDINLILEKVNKKDAPKPKIYFEQGETVRIIDGPFANFNGIVEEYDMLHGKLRLNVSIFGRSTPVEILYSQVEKIV, from the coding sequence ATGGCACTTAAATGGTACGCTATACAAACTTACGCCGGTAGCGAGATGGCTGTAAAAAGAGCTATAGAGTCTATGGCTACAGATTTAGGTTTGGAAGAACAAATAGGCGAAATTTTGGTTCCTACCGAAGATATTATTGAAATAAAAAATCAAAAAGAGACTATAAGATCAAGAAGTCTTTATCCTGGATATTGTTTCGCAAATTTGGATCTGGATACCGCTTTGTGGCATAGAATTCAAATGTTACCGAAAGTAAGTAGATTTATAGGTGAAGCAAAAAGACCTTCGCCGTTATCTGAAAAAGATATAAATTTAATTTTGGAAAAAGTAAATAAGAAAGATGCGCCGAAACCAAAAATTTATTTTGAACAAGGCGAAACGGTGAGGATTATAGATGGTCCTTTTGCAAATTTTAACGGAATTGTTGAAGAGTATGATATGCTTCATGGCAAACTTCGCTTGAATGTGTCTATTTTCGGTAGAAGTACGCCCGTTGAAATTTTATATTCACAAGTTGAAAAAATAGTTTGA
- the secE gene encoding preprotein translocase subunit SecE produces the protein MGKVKEYYIQSKTELDKVVFPTKGQTKNAYITVFIVVAVISLFLALVDLMMSFFVSSVV, from the coding sequence ATGGGAAAAGTTAAAGAATATTATATACAATCGAAAACGGAATTAGATAAAGTAGTATTTCCTACTAAAGGTCAAACCAAAAATGCATATATAACGGTTTTTATTGTAGTTGCCGTTATATCTCTATTTTTAGCACTAGTTGATCTTATGATGTCTTTTTTTGTTTCGAGTGTAGTGTAA
- the rpmG gene encoding 50S ribosomal protein L33 yields MAKNANRVKIGLKCSECGDINYTTYKNNKNTANKIELKKYCPRLKKHTVHKEIKLK; encoded by the coding sequence ATGGCAAAAAATGCAAATAGAGTTAAAATTGGTTTAAAATGTTCAGAATGTGGTGATATAAATTATACTACTTATAAAAATAATAAAAATACTGCAAATAAAATTGAACTAAAAAAATATTGTCCAAGACTTAAAAAACATACGGTTCATAAAGAAATAAAATTAAAATAG
- the tuf gene encoding elongation factor Tu yields MAKEKYNRTKPHVNIGTIGHVDHGKTTLTAAISAVLSRKGLAELKDYSNIDNAPEEKERGITIATSHIEYETEKRHYAHVDCPGHADYVKNMITGAAQMDGAILVIASTDGPMAQTREHILLARQVGVPYIVVFLNKTDMVDDPELIELVEEEVKDLLKEYGFPGDEIPIIKGSALKALEEAKAGGDGEWSAKIMELMDAVDSYIPTPKRDTDKDFLMPIEDIFSISGRGTVVTGRVEKGIVKVGDTVELVGIKPTQTTTVTGVEMFRKELDEGEAGDNVGVLLRGTAKEDVERGMVLAKPKSITPHTKFEAEVYILTKEEGGRHTPFFNNYRPQFYVRTTDVTGSIQLPEGTEMVMPGDNVKITVELIHPIALEQGTRFAIREGGHTVGSGVVSKILG; encoded by the coding sequence ATGGCAAAAGAAAAATACAATCGAACTAAGCCACATGTAAATATCGGTACTATAGGTCACGTTGACCATGGTAAAACTACTTTGACAGCTGCTATTTCTGCTGTTTTATCACGCAAAGGTCTTGCTGAGCTTAAAGACTATAGTAATATTGATAATGCTCCTGAAGAAAAAGAGCGTGGTATCACTATTGCAACTTCTCATATCGAGTATGAAACTGAAAAGCGTCACTATGCACACGTTGACTGCCCGGGCCACGCCGATTATGTAAAAAATATGATTACAGGTGCAGCTCAAATGGATGGTGCTATTCTAGTTATCGCTTCAACAGATGGTCCTATGGCACAAACTAGGGAGCACATTTTGCTTGCTCGTCAAGTTGGTGTTCCTTATATCGTTGTTTTCTTAAATAAAACAGATATGGTTGATGATCCTGAACTTATTGAGCTTGTAGAAGAAGAAGTAAAAGATCTTTTAAAAGAATACGGATTTCCTGGAGATGAAATTCCTATTATAAAAGGTTCAGCTCTTAAAGCGCTTGAAGAAGCAAAAGCTGGTGGTGACGGAGAATGGTCTGCTAAAATCATGGAGCTTATGGATGCTGTTGATAGTTATATTCCAACACCAAAAAGAGATACTGATAAAGATTTCTTGATGCCTATTGAAGATATTTTCTCAATTTCAGGCCGTGGTACAGTTGTAACAGGTAGAGTTGAAAAAGGTATAGTAAAAGTAGGTGATACGGTAGAATTAGTAGGTATTAAACCTACTCAAACAACAACTGTTACAGGTGTTGAGATGTTTAGAAAAGAGCTTGATGAAGGTGAAGCCGGTGATAATGTCGGTGTATTGCTTCGCGGAACTGCAAAAGAAGATGTTGAGCGTGGTATGGTTTTGGCTAAACCTAAATCAATTACACCTCACACAAAATTTGAAGCTGAAGTTTATATTTTGACAAAAGAAGAAGGTGGACGTCATACTCCATTTTTCAATAACTATAGACCACAATTCTATGTTAGAACAACAGACGTTACAGGATCTATTCAATTGCCTGAAGGTACAGAAATGGTTATGCCAGGTGATAATGTAAAAATTACTGTTGAGCTTATTCACCCAATCGCTTTGGAACAAGGAACAAGATTTGCGATTCGTGAAGGTGGACACACAGTCGGTTCAGGTGTTGTTTCTAAAATTTTAGGTTAA
- the rimP gene encoding ribosome maturation factor RimP — protein MDLNALCSECGVKFYADELISENSRQIYRVYITKKNGVNLDDCEALSRLLSPILDVEPPTSGAFTLEVSSPGLERKLTTPSNFENSLGELVKITLKNGEKISGEILSFKDEILKLKTAENNEISVNFNEIKKAKTYIEW, from the coding sequence ATTGATTTAAATGCACTTTGTTCCGAGTGCGGCGTAAAATTTTACGCTGATGAGCTTATAAGCGAAAATTCGCGTCAAATTTACCGTGTATATATCACAAAAAAAAATGGAGTCAATTTGGATGATTGTGAAGCTCTTTCTCGTTTGCTTTCTCCGATTTTGGATGTTGAGCCTCCAACAAGTGGAGCTTTTACGCTTGAAGTTAGTTCACCTGGACTTGAGCGCAAATTAACTACACCGTCAAATTTTGAAAATTCATTGGGTGAGTTGGTGAAAATTACGCTAAAAAATGGCGAAAAAATAAGCGGCGAAATTTTATCTTTTAAAGATGAAATTTTAAAATTAAAAACTGCAGAAAATAATGAAATTTCAGTAAATTTTAATGAAATAAAAAAAGCGAAAACCTATATTGAGTGGTAA
- the rbfA gene encoding 30S ribosome-binding factor RbfA: protein MNAAEIKRLRTESALKEILPEAFASLDDTMLKGLCVTDVDCKKGRYDAFVYLDKMALDEREQEYVLTHLKKVSKILQNYCVCEFGWFRAPNFHFKFDDSLEHQNRMDELFSKVEKELKND from the coding sequence ATGAATGCAGCCGAAATAAAACGATTAAGAACAGAAAGTGCACTAAAAGAGATATTGCCTGAAGCTTTTGCCAGCTTGGATGATACTATGTTAAAAGGGCTTTGCGTCACGGATGTGGATTGCAAAAAAGGAAGATATGACGCATTTGTATATCTTGATAAAATGGCGCTTGATGAACGCGAGCAGGAATATGTGCTAACTCATTTAAAAAAGGTTTCAAAAATTCTTCAAAACTATTGTGTTTGTGAGTTTGGTTGGTTTAGAGCACCAAATTTTCATTTTAAATTTGATGATAGTTTGGAACATCAAAATCGTATGGATGAACTTTTTTCCAAAGTCGAAAAGGAGTTAAAAAATGATTGA